One Moorella sp. E308F genomic region harbors:
- a CDS encoding helix-turn-helix domain-containing protein, protein MTIGERLKKLREERGISLEELADRLDIAPDCMAEVEKGTRRLSMATLTEVAGIFDVDISYFTEENGNKDKNTVGARLRRLREQKGITLSELSRRSGVSLAHISEIERSRSTASLKTLEKLAAVLEVSPSSLLRSSQEDTLGNKLKRLREKMGLTQKELAQQIGISHSLIGQIETDRIQPSLATLSSLAEALGVSTCYFLMEEEEEDLYLGYRLPADVREALRRPVLQEVVRALADWGEVEIRGLLDFLHSLNENRRPLSTAAEDQYQEIRRFLSRSTEEERNLVLNLIRLLQGNSREEES, encoded by the coding sequence ATGACGATAGGGGAAAGGTTAAAGAAGTTAAGGGAAGAGCGGGGCATATCCTTGGAAGAGTTGGCCGACCGGCTGGATATTGCCCCGGACTGTATGGCCGAGGTAGAAAAGGGGACCAGGCGTCTCTCCATGGCCACCCTGACAGAAGTAGCCGGTATTTTCGATGTTGATATTAGTTACTTTACAGAGGAAAATGGGAATAAGGATAAAAATACCGTGGGGGCCAGGCTAAGGCGCCTGCGAGAGCAGAAAGGGATAACCTTGAGCGAATTAAGCCGCCGGTCCGGCGTCTCCCTGGCCCATATCAGCGAGATCGAGCGCTCGCGTTCGACAGCCTCTTTAAAAACTTTAGAGAAACTGGCTGCCGTCCTGGAGGTTTCACCCAGTTCCCTTTTGCGTTCCAGCCAGGAGGATACCCTGGGTAATAAATTAAAGCGCCTGCGGGAAAAGATGGGCCTGACCCAGAAGGAACTGGCCCAGCAGATAGGCATTTCCCACAGCCTTATCGGCCAGATCGAGACGGACCGCATTCAGCCCTCCCTGGCAACTTTAAGCAGCCTGGCCGAAGCCCTGGGAGTATCAACCTGCTATTTCCTCATGGAAGAAGAAGAGGAAGATTTATACCTAGGTTATCGCCTGCCGGCCGACGTCCGGGAGGCCCTGCGACGCCCGGTTCTCCAGGAAGTTGTCCGCGCCCTGGCCGACTGGGGCGAAGTGGAGATCCGGGGTCTCCTTGATTTCCTACATTCATTGAACGAAAACCGGCGTCCTTTAAGTACGGCTGCCGAAGACCAGTATCAAGAAATACGTCGCTTTTTGAGCCGTAGTACAGAAGAAGAGCGCAATCTTGTGCTCAACCTCATCAGGCTCCTGCAGGGCAACTCACGGGAGGAAGAGTCTTAG
- a CDS encoding TusE/DsrC/DsvC family sulfur relay protein, with protein MPAINVGGIEIEVDEDGFIADPSKWNEAVAKALAETEGVTELTENHWKVVNYLRQYYQQFGIAPMIRKLCKETGFSLKEIYDLFPSGPAKGACKIAGLPKPTGCV; from the coding sequence ATGCCAGCAATTAATGTTGGTGGCATCGAAATTGAAGTTGATGAGGACGGTTTCATTGCCGATCCCAGCAAGTGGAATGAGGCCGTAGCCAAAGCCCTGGCCGAAACCGAAGGGGTAACCGAGCTGACTGAGAACCACTGGAAGGTAGTTAACTACCTGCGCCAGTATTACCAGCAGTTTGGCATTGCCCCCATGATCCGCAAGCTTTGCAAAGAAACAGGTTTCAGCCTGAAAGAGATCTACGATCTCTTCCCCAGCGGCCCGGCCAAAGGGGCCTGTAAGATTGCCGGTTTGCCCAAGCCGACCGGTTGCGTGTAA
- a CDS encoding TusE/DsrC/DsvC family sulfur relay protein: MLPPDDKKREIAARARERGIILNEDHWKLIAISYEYYDQHRTICTLRNLIKLSGLDKKQIYKLFPGNPIGEISQITGLPMPKEC; this comes from the coding sequence GTGCTGCCGCCAGACGATAAAAAAAGAGAAATTGCTGCCCGGGCCAGGGAGAGGGGTATTATTTTAAATGAAGACCATTGGAAATTGATCGCTATTAGCTATGAGTATTATGATCAGCATCGAACCATCTGTACCTTGCGTAACCTGATTAAACTGAGCGGCCTGGATAAAAAGCAGATTTATAAACTTTTCCCGGGTAATCCCATTGGCGAAATCAGCCAGATTACCGGCCTGCCCATGCCAAAGGAGTGTTAA
- a CDS encoding sulfurtransferase TusA family protein yields the protein MARKVLDCRGMNCTGPLMATAKQMQKLKPGDMLEVWVDDLASEFDLPAWCQQAGHTIVRKEIRDDYYSYLIRKKGSRA from the coding sequence GTGGCCCGGAAAGTACTTGATTGCCGGGGTATGAACTGTACCGGCCCGTTGATGGCCACGGCCAAACAAATGCAAAAACTTAAACCCGGGGACATGCTGGAAGTATGGGTAGATGATCTGGCCTCGGAATTCGATTTACCAGCCTGGTGCCAGCAGGCCGGGCATACTATTGTCAGGAAAGAAATAAGAGACGATTATTACAGCTACCTGATTCGGAAAAAAGGTTCTAGAGCATAG
- a CDS encoding cobyrinate a,c-diamide synthase: protein MRLVIAAPHGRSGKTTITLGLIVALRQRGLVVQPFKKGPDFIDPSWLTLAAGRPCRNLDLYFLPPEKLEQHFSVSCREADLGLIEGAMGLFDGLDLEGSNSTAAIARTLRCPVVLVIDAARMTRSAAAMVQGFQNFDPRVKIAGVILNQVARPRHEDMLRRSIEHYTGLPVLGALSKKRDFVIPDRHLGLIPAAENESIHAALAATGAAIAANVDLDALLAIASQVPDLPPGPERQQPPLRRVRLGIFRDRAFTFYYPENLEALEQAGAEVVPVNSLEDEKLPSIEGLYIGGGFPEIFAARLEANVSLRQAVKRAIAEGMPVYAECGGLMYLARRLNYQGRWYEMSGALPFDVTMSSRPQGHGYTTMLVEGENPFFSRGSIIKGHEFHHSRVINLDRQAVGFLYRVQRGFGIDGRVDGILYNRVLAGYNHLYAPTHPEWAANLVGLAAGSR, encoded by the coding sequence GTGCGCCTGGTAATAGCAGCGCCTCACGGGCGCTCAGGAAAAACAACCATTACCCTGGGGTTAATTGTTGCTTTGCGGCAAAGGGGTCTGGTGGTGCAGCCCTTTAAAAAAGGGCCGGATTTCATCGACCCGAGCTGGCTGACCCTGGCCGCTGGCCGTCCCTGCCGCAACCTGGATTTATATTTTCTCCCGCCGGAAAAGCTGGAGCAACATTTCAGCGTCAGCTGCCGGGAGGCCGACCTGGGGTTAATAGAAGGGGCTATGGGGCTCTTTGACGGCCTGGACCTGGAAGGGAGCAACAGCACGGCGGCCATTGCCCGTACCCTTAGATGCCCGGTTGTTTTAGTTATCGATGCCGCCCGCATGACCAGGAGTGCGGCAGCCATGGTACAAGGTTTTCAAAATTTTGATCCCCGGGTAAAAATAGCGGGTGTTATTTTAAACCAGGTAGCCCGCCCCCGTCATGAAGACATGTTGCGGCGCTCCATTGAACACTATACCGGCTTACCCGTGTTGGGAGCCCTATCTAAAAAAAGGGATTTTGTTATTCCTGACCGCCACCTGGGGCTGATACCGGCCGCAGAAAACGAGAGCATCCATGCCGCTTTGGCGGCTACAGGGGCGGCCATAGCTGCAAACGTTGACCTGGACGCCCTACTGGCCATTGCCAGCCAGGTTCCGGACCTACCTCCCGGCCCGGAGCGGCAGCAGCCGCCTTTACGGCGGGTACGCCTGGGTATTTTTCGCGACCGCGCCTTTACCTTTTATTATCCGGAAAACCTGGAGGCCCTGGAGCAGGCCGGCGCGGAAGTGGTGCCTGTAAATAGCCTGGAGGATGAAAAGCTCCCGAGCATTGAAGGGCTGTATATAGGGGGCGGGTTTCCCGAAATTTTTGCCGCCCGGCTGGAGGCCAACGTATCTCTGCGCCAGGCAGTAAAAAGGGCCATAGCCGAAGGAATGCCCGTGTATGCCGAGTGTGGCGGGCTGATGTACCTGGCCAGGCGTCTTAATTACCAGGGGCGCTGGTATGAAATGAGCGGCGCATTACCCTTTGATGTTACCATGTCCTCCCGGCCTCAGGGACATGGCTACACAACAATGCTGGTGGAAGGGGAAAATCCCTTCTTTAGCCGGGGCAGCATCATTAAAGGTCATGAGTTCCATCATTCCCGGGTAATAAATTTGGACCGCCAGGCCGTGGGTTTCCTTTACCGGGTCCAGCGCGGCTTTGGTATTGACGGCCGGGTGGACGGCATCCTTTATAACAGGGTCCTGGCCGGATACAACCATCTCTATGCTCCCACCCACCCCGAGTGGGCCGCCAATCTGGTAGGCCTGGCAGCAGGTAGCAGGTAA
- the dsrA gene encoding dissimilatory-type sulfite reductase subunit alpha — protein sequence MDFKPKQPQKELKYEELRIYTDEELHNYSEEELKDFKIKHDIPMLEELEKGPWPSFVTDAKREALRRKKLPKDRMMIDQDVVDDLLGQLELSFVDGETHWKHGGIVGVFGYGGGVIGRYSDVPEKYPSVAHFHTLRVNQPASKFYKTDFLRALCDLWEFRGSGIFNMHGSTGDIILLGTTTEQLEPLFYDLTHELDQDLGGSGSNLRTPSCCIGKARCEFACIDTQNLCYELTTHYQDELHRPAFPYKFKIKIDGCPNGCVASIARSDMALIGTWRDNIRIDQEAVQAYIRGEIQPNGGAHSGRDWGKFDIQKEVIDLCPTGCMAMEDGKLVINNQECNRCMHCINVMPRALRPGVDTGVSVLFGAKAPILEGAQLAVLTVPFMKAEPPYDNIKELLEKVWDWWIEEGKNRERLGELIQRKGLPRFLEVIGVPAAPQMVKMPRTNPYIFWKEEDVPGGWKRDIKDYRLRHKR from the coding sequence ATGGATTTTAAACCAAAGCAGCCACAAAAAGAACTGAAATATGAAGAGTTACGCATCTATACGGACGAAGAACTGCATAACTACTCGGAAGAAGAGCTTAAGGATTTCAAAATCAAACATGACATTCCTATGTTAGAAGAGCTGGAGAAGGGGCCGTGGCCCAGCTTTGTCACCGACGCTAAACGGGAAGCCCTGCGCCGCAAGAAACTCCCTAAAGATCGTATGATGATTGACCAGGACGTAGTGGACGACTTGCTTGGTCAATTGGAATTATCTTTTGTAGACGGGGAAACCCACTGGAAACACGGCGGCATTGTAGGCGTTTTTGGTTATGGTGGCGGCGTTATCGGGCGCTACTCCGATGTTCCCGAAAAATATCCTTCCGTCGCCCATTTCCATACCTTACGCGTCAATCAACCGGCCAGCAAATTTTATAAAACTGACTTTTTACGAGCCCTTTGCGATCTCTGGGAATTCCGCGGCAGCGGTATTTTTAATATGCACGGGTCCACCGGTGACATCATCCTGCTGGGTACCACCACCGAACAGTTAGAACCCCTCTTTTACGACCTGACTCATGAACTGGACCAGGATCTCGGCGGCTCGGGCTCGAATCTGCGCACGCCTTCCTGCTGTATCGGCAAAGCCCGCTGCGAATTCGCCTGCATCGATACCCAGAATTTGTGCTATGAGCTGACCACCCATTACCAGGATGAGCTGCACCGTCCGGCTTTCCCATATAAATTCAAGATCAAGATTGATGGCTGTCCCAACGGCTGTGTGGCTTCCATCGCCCGTTCTGACATGGCCTTGATTGGTACCTGGCGGGACAACATCCGCATCGACCAGGAAGCAGTCCAGGCTTATATCAGGGGTGAAATTCAGCCCAACGGCGGCGCCCACAGCGGTCGCGACTGGGGAAAGTTCGATATCCAGAAGGAAGTTATTGACCTCTGTCCGACCGGCTGTATGGCCATGGAGGACGGCAAGCTGGTAATCAATAACCAGGAATGCAACCGCTGCATGCACTGCATCAATGTCATGCCCAGGGCTTTAAGGCCCGGCGTCGACACGGGCGTCAGCGTCCTCTTTGGGGCCAAGGCGCCGATCCTGGAGGGCGCCCAGTTGGCGGTATTGACCGTTCCTTTTATGAAAGCCGAGCCACCCTATGACAACATTAAAGAGCTGCTCGAGAAGGTCTGGGACTGGTGGATTGAAGAAGGCAAGAACCGCGAGCGTCTGGGTGAACTGATCCAGCGTAAAGGGCTGCCCAGGTTCCTGGAGGTTATCGGCGTCCCGGCTGCTCCGCAGATGGTTAAAATGCCGCGTACCAACCCGTATATATTCTGGAAGGAAGAAGACGTGCCCGGCGGATGGAAGCGCGATATCAAAGATTACCGGCTGCGGCATAAACGATAG
- a CDS encoding respiratory nitrate reductase subunit gamma, translated as MDFWQSFIGGFLPYIAVATLVFGLGYKVTCWLKAPVNLHWELFPYPHTLGGQLSELLAEVFTLRSLFHHNLKLWFPSLVMHWGIYAVVFWLFFLLVGAPVAIYLGVAGGILTLTGSCLLFLFRLFVPGLRQISTPVEYLNLLFIFLLALAALASGALGDFAFRNYFISLLTFKPHLPLPGSYLVFLLLLWLFMIYLPFTRMAHFAVKYFTYHKVKWGEVE; from the coding sequence ATGGATTTCTGGCAATCATTCATCGGAGGTTTTTTACCGTATATAGCTGTCGCCACCCTGGTTTTTGGCCTGGGTTATAAAGTAACCTGCTGGCTTAAAGCTCCGGTAAACCTGCACTGGGAACTTTTTCCTTACCCGCATACCCTCGGGGGTCAACTAAGCGAGCTTTTGGCAGAGGTTTTCACCCTTCGCAGCCTTTTCCACCATAACCTTAAATTGTGGTTTCCTTCCCTGGTGATGCACTGGGGTATTTACGCAGTAGTTTTCTGGCTGTTTTTCCTGCTGGTGGGGGCGCCAGTCGCCATTTATCTTGGTGTGGCAGGCGGTATATTGACCCTGACCGGTTCCTGCCTGTTGTTTTTATTCCGGTTATTTGTTCCCGGACTGCGTCAGATATCAACGCCGGTGGAATACTTGAACCTGCTTTTTATCTTCCTGCTAGCCCTTGCTGCTCTGGCCAGTGGTGCACTAGGTGATTTTGCTTTCAGGAATTATTTTATCAGCTTATTAACCTTCAAACCCCACTTACCCTTGCCGGGAAGCTATCTTGTCTTTCTATTATTGTTGTGGCTTTTTATGATCTACCTCCCCTTTACCCGTATGGCTCACTTTGCCGTCAAGTATTTTACCTATCATAAGGTTAAGTGGGGTGAAGTGGAATAA
- a CDS encoding 4Fe-4S dicluster domain-containing protein has product MPEVSQEFPFCRQLLNGCSPSHVRELSTSHYPLAMYEHGLATGESAFGHGGYINIPELPSGVGVRNSSRPDIIEESAYLRILQPAGGWLSAETLEKLAACAETYGKGLIHFTSGGTIEIYTTREQMVPMVGELNAAGLDVGSTGNDLRCLTACCGPARCDMALVDAPALATYLGQRFIDEQQYPGYPQKVKSGVAGCPNDCIRAMMQKDHSFIGVYRDLPQINSEVLATWQEAGGDLTGLLSACPAGALRWTGSTLAIDPDKCWHCMVCINLCPAIRPGRERGVAWVAGGKYGHRGPQGPMVGYVLVPFIPIKDDDYTTIGDLFGAFLELWADNARKKERVGDFISRVGPLWVIKELGLKAEPQILLSPRRNGF; this is encoded by the coding sequence TTGCCCGAGGTCAGCCAGGAGTTTCCCTTTTGCCGCCAGCTTTTAAACGGGTGTTCCCCCAGCCATGTCCGGGAATTAAGCACTAGTCACTATCCACTGGCCATGTATGAACACGGTCTTGCCACAGGGGAATCTGCTTTCGGCCATGGCGGGTACATTAACATACCGGAATTACCTTCCGGTGTAGGGGTACGTAACAGTAGCCGGCCGGATATAATTGAGGAATCGGCCTATCTTCGCATCCTGCAGCCGGCAGGAGGGTGGCTATCGGCGGAGACTTTGGAAAAATTAGCTGCTTGTGCGGAAACCTACGGTAAAGGCCTTATCCACTTTACCAGCGGCGGTACCATTGAAATTTATACCACAAGAGAACAAATGGTTCCCATGGTCGGGGAATTGAACGCTGCCGGCCTGGATGTCGGTTCTACTGGCAATGATCTGCGCTGCTTAACAGCCTGCTGCGGCCCGGCCAGGTGCGATATGGCCCTGGTTGATGCTCCGGCCCTGGCAACCTACCTGGGACAGCGTTTTATTGATGAACAGCAATACCCTGGTTACCCTCAAAAGGTGAAAAGTGGAGTGGCAGGTTGCCCCAATGACTGCATCCGGGCCATGATGCAAAAGGACCACTCCTTTATTGGCGTGTACCGTGATTTGCCGCAAATAAACAGCGAAGTCCTGGCTACCTGGCAGGAGGCCGGTGGTGACTTGACCGGGCTACTTTCGGCCTGCCCGGCGGGAGCCTTGAGATGGACGGGCTCCACCCTGGCGATAGACCCGGACAAATGCTGGCATTGTATGGTTTGCATCAACCTCTGCCCGGCCATCCGTCCCGGCCGGGAACGAGGTGTGGCCTGGGTGGCAGGGGGTAAGTATGGTCACCGGGGTCCCCAAGGTCCTATGGTGGGTTATGTCCTAGTGCCCTTTATCCCTATCAAGGATGACGATTATACAACCATTGGCGATCTCTTTGGTGCCTTCCTGGAACTCTGGGCCGATAATGCCCGGAAGAAAGAACGGGTAGGTGATTTTATCTCCCGTGTGGGTCCCCTCTGGGTTATCAAGGAACTGGGACTGAAGGCTGAGCCCCAGATCCTTTTAAGTCCCAGAAGAAATGGATTTTAA
- a CDS encoding (Fe-S)-binding protein — MRKVFDDYRVLSDETLRPDEPRVEKFLQAMKKSLQQRDNWTFWLPYTLSLDTCMKCGTCAEVCPVYLASGKKDIYHPVYRSDMLRKVYKRYFTLPGRLFPGLVGAEDLTEEKLNAMAENVYRCTICRRCAYVCPVAIDNGVIVREARKIFDAIDIAPDELKKNGTQKQIKFGNATGTPANAFLDMIEFLEEEIEDTKGYKVKIPVDKEGAEYLLMHNAGDYLAFAETVMGAAEVMDAAGVDWTLNSPAKGVNDAVNYGVFYSDAEFTTIVKAHVETAKKLGIKTLVVGECGHAFEALKYLMLRLIPPEERPFEVKSILELEDEWIREGRIKVDPEKNPEPVTYHDSCKLGRLGGMYEEPRRILKACCKDFRELTPNREMSICCGGGSGFAIMEKGDFRKFRMETYGKLKAEQLKASGASIIALACSNCKGQFREIINYYQLPVRFAGVSELVANALVR, encoded by the coding sequence ATGCGTAAAGTTTTTGACGACTACCGGGTACTTTCCGATGAAACTCTGCGACCTGACGAGCCGCGGGTAGAAAAATTCCTGCAGGCCATGAAGAAATCCCTCCAACAAAGGGATAACTGGACCTTTTGGTTGCCCTATACTTTATCCCTGGATACCTGCATGAAGTGTGGCACCTGCGCCGAGGTCTGCCCGGTTTATCTGGCCAGTGGGAAGAAAGATATCTACCATCCGGTTTACCGTTCCGATATGTTGCGCAAGGTCTACAAGCGTTACTTTACCCTGCCTGGCAGGCTTTTTCCCGGATTAGTAGGAGCGGAGGACTTGACGGAAGAAAAGCTCAATGCCATGGCCGAAAACGTTTACCGCTGCACCATTTGCCGGCGCTGTGCCTACGTCTGCCCGGTAGCCATTGATAACGGCGTGATTGTCCGGGAGGCCAGAAAGATCTTTGACGCTATTGATATTGCTCCTGACGAGCTCAAGAAAAACGGGACCCAGAAACAGATAAAGTTCGGTAATGCCACCGGTACACCGGCCAACGCCTTTTTGGATATGATTGAATTTCTTGAGGAAGAAATTGAGGATACAAAGGGTTATAAAGTTAAAATACCCGTTGATAAAGAGGGCGCCGAATATCTGCTCATGCATAATGCCGGTGACTATCTGGCCTTTGCCGAGACGGTTATGGGTGCGGCTGAGGTTATGGATGCCGCCGGCGTTGACTGGACCTTAAATTCACCGGCGAAAGGTGTTAACGATGCGGTTAATTATGGAGTATTCTATAGCGATGCGGAGTTTACTACAATTGTTAAAGCCCATGTAGAAACAGCAAAGAAACTGGGTATAAAGACCCTGGTGGTGGGCGAGTGCGGCCATGCCTTTGAAGCGCTGAAGTATTTAATGTTAAGGCTCATTCCTCCAGAGGAAAGGCCCTTTGAGGTCAAGAGCATCCTGGAGCTGGAAGATGAATGGATCCGGGAAGGGCGGATTAAGGTTGATCCGGAGAAAAACCCGGAACCAGTTACCTACCATGATTCTTGCAAGCTGGGCCGCCTGGGGGGGATGTATGAAGAGCCGCGGCGGATCCTTAAAGCGTGCTGCAAGGATTTTCGTGAACTGACGCCCAACAGGGAAATGAGTATTTGCTGCGGTGGCGGCAGCGGTTTTGCTATCATGGAAAAGGGTGATTTCCGCAAATTCCGTATGGAAACCTACGGCAAGCTCAAGGCCGAGCAGCTAAAGGCTTCAGGGGCCAGTATCATCGCCCTGGCCTGTTCCAACTGCAAGGGCCAGTTTCGCGAGATCATCAATTACTATCAGCTGCCGGTACGTTTCGCCGGCGTTAGCGAACTGGTCGCCAACGCCCTGGTGCGTTAA
- the dsrB gene encoding dissimilatory-type sulfite reductase subunit beta — protein MALSQERFGKYNPEKPTENRITDIGPRHFWEFFPPVIQKNYGKWLYHDILEPGIMVHVSETGDKVFTVRCGGSRFMTAENIREICDIADKYCDGYVRFTTRNNIEFMVTSYEKVEALKKDLLSRKYITGSYKYPIGGTGAGVTNIVHTQGYIHCHTPATDASSMVKAIMDELMDYFTGMTLPAHVRISVACCLNMCGAVHCSDIALLGIHRKPPIVDDNIDSICEIPLAIAACPVGALSPGKTEDGRKTIKIKEERCMFCGNCYTMCPALPIADKLGDGVAVLAGGKISNRISEPKFSKVIVPWLPNNFPRFPEVVATVKKIIEVYAAEARKYERIGDWAERIGWEKFFEKCDLPFTEHLIDDYRLAYDTYRTSTQFKYTRAAWEVSKAAGGINE, from the coding sequence ATGGCGTTATCTCAAGAGCGTTTTGGTAAATACAATCCGGAGAAACCGACGGAAAACAGGATTACCGATATTGGCCCCCGGCACTTCTGGGAGTTTTTCCCGCCGGTCATTCAAAAGAATTATGGTAAATGGCTTTACCATGACATCTTAGAGCCGGGCATTATGGTCCATGTTTCCGAAACCGGAGACAAGGTTTTTACCGTAAGATGCGGTGGCTCCCGTTTTATGACGGCCGAAAATATTCGTGAGATCTGCGATATTGCCGATAAATATTGTGACGGCTATGTTCGTTTCACCACCCGCAATAACATCGAATTCATGGTCACCAGCTATGAAAAGGTAGAGGCATTGAAAAAGGACCTTTTAAGCCGAAAATATATCACGGGGAGTTACAAATACCCCATCGGCGGTACGGGTGCAGGGGTAACAAATATTGTCCATACCCAGGGTTATATTCACTGCCATACCCCGGCTACCGACGCTTCCTCCATGGTCAAGGCTATCATGGACGAACTCATGGACTACTTTACCGGGATGACTTTACCGGCCCACGTCAGGATATCTGTGGCCTGCTGCTTGAACATGTGCGGGGCTGTGCACTGCTCGGATATCGCCCTGCTGGGCATCCATCGCAAACCGCCCATTGTGGACGATAATATCGACTCGATCTGCGAAATCCCCCTGGCCATAGCCGCCTGTCCCGTGGGAGCCCTGTCGCCTGGAAAAACGGAAGACGGGAGGAAAACGATTAAGATTAAAGAAGAACGCTGCATGTTCTGCGGCAACTGCTATACCATGTGCCCCGCTTTGCCCATTGCCGATAAGCTGGGCGATGGCGTGGCCGTCCTGGCCGGCGGCAAGATATCCAACCGTATCAGCGAACCCAAGTTCTCCAAAGTAATCGTCCCCTGGCTGCCCAACAATTTCCCCCGCTTCCCAGAAGTGGTGGCCACCGTCAAGAAGATCATTGAAGTTTATGCCGCTGAAGCCAGAAAGTATGAGCGCATTGGCGACTGGGCGGAAAGGATCGGCTGGGAGAAGTTCTTTGAAAAGTGTGATCTACCCTTTACCGAACATCTGATTGATGATTATCGCCTGGCCTATGATACTTACCGGACCAGCACTCAGTTTAAATATACCCGGGCGGCCTGGGAAGTATCCAAGGCGGCAGGAGGTATTAACGAGTAG
- the selD gene encoding selenide, water dikinase SelD: MENPKLTQLSCSSGUAAKMGPGTLNQVLQYLPVMDDPNLLVGMNSVDDAGVYRLTGDLAIIQTIDFFTPIVDDPYLYGQIAAANALSDVYAMGGTPLTAMNIVAFPSKKVDIAVLAEILRGGADKVLEAGAVLVGGHSIDDEEPKYGLAVTGVVHPDRIVTNCGARPGDKLILTKPLGTGIITTAIKAEMATPEVAQEVSRWMATLNREAAAAMVAVGVHACTDITGFGLLGHGMEMARGSRVNLVFHAHAIPVLPQAREFAAMGLVPGGAYNNRHYVEKDVRIAPGVPEALQDILYDPQTSGGLLIAVAADKAGDLMAALMERGVTAAGIIGEVEAGPGQITVLP, from the coding sequence ATAGAAAATCCCAAGTTGACCCAGCTTTCCTGCAGTTCCGGGTGAGCGGCCAAAATGGGTCCGGGGACCCTGAATCAAGTACTGCAGTACCTGCCAGTGATGGATGATCCCAACCTCCTGGTGGGAATGAATAGCGTTGACGACGCCGGCGTTTACCGCTTAACGGGCGACCTTGCCATTATCCAGACCATTGACTTTTTTACACCCATTGTCGACGACCCTTATCTCTACGGCCAGATAGCTGCGGCCAATGCTCTGAGCGACGTCTATGCCATGGGCGGTACACCCCTTACGGCCATGAATATCGTAGCCTTCCCCAGCAAGAAGGTGGATATTGCCGTCCTGGCGGAGATCCTGCGGGGCGGGGCCGACAAGGTGTTGGAGGCCGGGGCCGTCCTGGTAGGCGGCCACAGCATCGACGATGAGGAACCCAAGTACGGGCTGGCTGTAACCGGCGTTGTCCACCCCGACAGGATAGTTACCAACTGTGGTGCCCGGCCGGGGGATAAACTAATTCTCACCAAGCCCCTGGGTACAGGAATTATTACTACCGCCATTAAAGCGGAAATGGCAACACCGGAAGTGGCGCAAGAGGTCAGCCGCTGGATGGCCACCCTGAACCGGGAAGCTGCGGCGGCCATGGTGGCTGTCGGGGTCCACGCCTGCACCGATATTACCGGTTTTGGCCTCCTGGGACATGGCATGGAAATGGCCCGGGGGAGCCGTGTTAACCTGGTTTTCCATGCTCATGCCATCCCGGTCTTACCGCAGGCCAGGGAATTTGCCGCGATGGGACTGGTGCCGGGCGGTGCCTATAATAACCGCCATTATGTTGAAAAGGATGTAAGGATAGCTCCCGGCGTACCGGAAGCACTTCAGGACATTCTCTACGATCCCCAGACATCAGGCGGGTTGTTAATTGCCGTAGCTGCAGATAAGGCGGGGGACCTGATGGCGGCTTTAATGGAGCGCGGCGTCACGGCGGCCGGGATTATCGGGGAAGTGGAAGCCGGGCCGGGCCAGATAACAGTCTTGCCATGA